A genomic window from Flavobacterium hankyongi includes:
- the nusB gene encoding transcription antitermination factor NusB, with product MQTLYSMHQNHSDNLEKEERFLFQSIENVQDLYLVLVSTLVEMKSKEEAFIEISRNKHLATKEEKNPNLKFVNNAILGILSESNSLSIAVENRKINNWKVNDEYIQILLDEVKESELYKNYMDKKEKSFEDDLHFVVSMYSDIVAPNIKLYEYLEDQKLTWIDDIPLVNTLILKQLKSIKDADHIFMVPKLYNDVDDKDFVSQLFRKTILNNDLLAKEFADKTPNWEAERIAEIDTIILKMAICEFLKFPSIPVKVTINEYLELAKEYSTPKSSIFINGILDNLIKEFTADDKLKKVGRGLM from the coding sequence ATGCAAACTCTTTATTCTATGCATCAAAATCATTCTGATAATCTTGAAAAAGAAGAAAGATTCTTGTTTCAAAGTATTGAAAACGTTCAAGATCTATATCTTGTTTTAGTTTCTACGCTAGTAGAAATGAAAAGTAAAGAAGAAGCTTTTATCGAAATTTCTCGTAACAAGCATTTAGCAACTAAAGAAGAGAAAAATCCAAATCTTAAATTTGTAAATAATGCTATTTTAGGCATTTTGTCTGAAAGTAACTCACTTTCTATTGCTGTAGAAAATCGTAAAATTAATAACTGGAAAGTAAATGACGAATACATTCAAATTTTACTTGATGAAGTAAAGGAAAGTGAACTGTATAAAAATTACATGGATAAAAAGGAAAAATCATTTGAAGATGATTTGCACTTTGTTGTTTCTATGTATTCAGATATTGTAGCTCCTAATATTAAACTTTACGAATATTTAGAAGATCAAAAACTGACTTGGATAGATGATATTCCTTTGGTAAATACTTTGATTCTAAAACAATTAAAATCGATTAAGGATGCCGATCATATTTTTATGGTTCCTAAGTTGTATAATGATGTTGATGATAAGGATTTTGTTAGTCAGTTATTCAGGAAAACAATCCTTAATAATGACCTTCTAGCAAAAGAGTTTGCTGATAAAACTCCAAATTGGGAAGCAGAACGTATTGCCGAAATTGATACAATTATTTTGAAAATGGCAATATGTGAGTTTTTAAAATTTCCATCAATTCCTGTAAAAGTAACAATTAACGAATATTTAGAATTAGCAAAAGAATATTCAACACCAAAAAGTTCTATATTTATCAATGGAATTTTAGATAATTTAATTAAAGAATTTACCGCAGATGACAAACTTAAAAAAGTTGGTCGCGGATTAATGTAA
- a CDS encoding DUF1573 domain-containing protein, which translates to MIRKVVGIVTIASALIIVSCKQKDQFSEIKIDQKSNMVVANDEFTGEVISTQPKTTMKPEDYPVMEIENNGEFDFGTIKEGDKVEHVFKFKNVGKKGDLVVVDARASCGCTVPDWTKKPLKVGESGEIKIVFNSAGKPGQQSKTVTLTTNTDLGHQLIKFKANVTPKEN; encoded by the coding sequence ATGATAAGAAAAGTAGTAGGTATTGTAACTATAGCTTCAGCTTTAATAATTGTTTCTTGCAAACAAAAAGATCAATTTTCTGAAATAAAAATTGATCAAAAAAGTAATATGGTTGTTGCTAATGATGAATTTACTGGAGAAGTAATAAGTACCCAGCCAAAAACGACTATGAAACCTGAAGATTATCCGGTAATGGAGATTGAAAATAATGGAGAATTTGATTTTGGAACAATCAAAGAAGGAGACAAAGTTGAACATGTTTTTAAATTCAAAAATGTTGGAAAAAAAGGTGATTTAGTTGTTGTTGATGCTCGTGCAAGTTGTGGTTGTACTGTACCTGACTGGACAAAGAAACCTTTAAAAGTTGGAGAATCAGGAGAGATTAAAATAGTTTTTAATTCAGCAGGTAAACCTGGTCAACAAAGTAAAACAGTAACTTTAACAACTAATACAGATTTAGGACATCAATTAATAAAATTTAAAGCAAACGTAACACCAAAAGAAAATTAA
- the yajC gene encoding preprotein translocase subunit YajC, whose amino-acid sequence MAQLTQFLPYILMFVVIYFFMIMPQQKRIKKEKEFEASLKVGDKIVTKSGLHGKISEMAETTIVIETMSGKLKIERSSVSNELSAAANKK is encoded by the coding sequence ATGGCGCAATTAACACAATTTTTACCTTATATATTAATGTTTGTGGTTATCTACTTTTTTATGATAATGCCACAACAAAAGAGAATTAAAAAAGAAAAAGAATTTGAAGCATCTTTAAAAGTAGGTGACAAAATTGTTACTAAAAGTGGTTTACACGGAAAAATTTCTGAAATGGCGGAAACTACAATTGTTATCGAAACAATGTCTGGTAAATTAAAGATAGAAAGATCTTCGGTATCAAATGAATTATCAGCTGCGGCTAATAAAAAGTAA
- the nadC gene encoding carboxylating nicotinate-nucleotide diphosphorylase, with protein MISEEQFQKELQIIITNAIREDVGDGDHSSLACIPSSAKGKAKLLVKDEGVIAGVEFAKMVFKYVDDELEIEEFIKDGANVKYGDVVFYVSGSSQSILKAERLVLNAMQRMSAIATKTKVFVDLLQGTNTKILDTRKTTPGIRALEKWAVKIAGGENHRFALYDMIMLKDNHNDFAGGITKAIEKTNTYLKEKNLDLKIIVEARNLDEVAEILENDGVYRILLDNFNFEDTKTAVQLIGDKCLTESSGGINEKTVRKYAECGVNYVSSGALTHSIYNMDLSLKAID; from the coding sequence ATGATTTCAGAAGAACAATTTCAAAAGGAATTACAAATAATTATTACCAATGCAATTCGCGAAGATGTAGGTGATGGCGACCATAGTTCGTTGGCATGTATACCCTCAAGTGCTAAAGGGAAAGCTAAATTATTAGTTAAAGATGAAGGTGTTATTGCAGGAGTTGAATTTGCTAAAATGGTTTTCAAATATGTTGATGATGAACTTGAAATAGAAGAGTTTATTAAAGACGGTGCCAATGTAAAGTATGGTGATGTTGTTTTTTATGTTTCGGGTAGTTCGCAATCAATTCTTAAAGCTGAACGCTTAGTGTTGAATGCAATGCAAAGAATGAGTGCAATTGCTACTAAGACGAAAGTTTTTGTTGATTTACTTCAAGGGACAAATACTAAAATTTTAGATACTCGTAAAACAACGCCAGGAATTAGAGCACTTGAAAAATGGGCGGTTAAAATTGCTGGAGGCGAGAATCATAGATTTGCATTGTATGATATGATTATGCTTAAAGATAATCACAATGATTTTGCTGGCGGTATTACTAAAGCTATCGAAAAGACAAATACTTATTTGAAAGAAAAAAATCTAGATTTAAAAATTATTGTTGAAGCTAGAAATCTTGATGAAGTTGCTGAGATTTTGGAAAATGATGGAGTTTACAGAATATTATTAGACAATTTCAATTTTGAAGACACCAAGACGGCTGTGCAATTAATTGGCGATAAGTGTTTAACAGAATCTTCAGGAGGAATCAACGAAAAAACTGTTCGTAAATATGCAGAATGTGGAGTAAATTATGTTTCTTCGGGAGCATTAACACATTCTATTTACAATATGGATTTGTCTTTAAAAGCTATTGATTAA
- a CDS encoding YihY/virulence factor BrkB family protein → MTTETEHFLKKIPVIKQLVIVLDNIKLPWLQGVSLFGLIDFYFSGVLQGGISYRAAAIAFSFFMALFPFALFILNLIPYIPIEGFQDDFLSFVRENVPPTTFDAIENIINDILHNSHSGLLSSGVILSVFLMTNGVNAVMSGFETSLHVTVKRAYFRQYFVALLISLLLTSILIVTVTAIIALEVFIQKTIIQDVLTNRVSDKISLLEFGRYIFIVLMIMLVTAILFKYGIKQSKKKRLITIGTVFTTILIVVSSYFFGIWVVKFSKYNELYGSIGTLLIFMFYLWINCMVLLLGFELDASIAKLKQHPTKNPHL, encoded by the coding sequence GTGACTACCGAAACAGAACATTTCTTAAAAAAAATACCAGTAATAAAACAACTGGTTATTGTTTTAGACAACATTAAGTTACCATGGTTACAAGGTGTTTCCTTATTTGGTCTTATCGATTTTTATTTTTCTGGTGTTCTACAAGGAGGTATTAGTTACAGAGCGGCAGCAATTGCTTTTAGCTTTTTTATGGCTTTGTTTCCTTTTGCGCTGTTTATTTTGAACTTAATCCCGTATATTCCAATTGAAGGTTTTCAGGATGACTTTTTATCGTTTGTTCGAGAAAATGTACCTCCAACAACTTTTGATGCCATAGAAAATATTATTAATGATATTTTGCATAACAGTCATTCTGGATTGCTTTCGTCTGGGGTTATTTTATCAGTTTTTTTAATGACCAATGGTGTAAATGCGGTGATGAGCGGTTTCGAAACTTCGCTGCACGTAACAGTAAAAAGGGCTTACTTTAGACAATATTTTGTAGCACTTTTGATCTCTCTTTTATTAACATCAATCTTAATTGTTACAGTAACTGCTATAATTGCTTTAGAAGTTTTTATTCAAAAAACCATAATTCAAGATGTATTAACGAATAGAGTTTCAGATAAAATTTCGCTGTTAGAATTTGGAAGATATATTTTTATCGTTCTAATGATTATGCTGGTAACGGCAATTTTGTTTAAATACGGAATTAAACAATCTAAAAAGAAAAGATTAATTACAATTGGCACAGTTTTTACAACTATTTTAATTGTTGTATCGTCTTATTTCTTTGGAATTTGGGTTGTTAAGTTCTCAAAATATAATGAGCTATACGGCTCAATTGGTACGTTGTTAATATTTATGTTTTACCTTTGGATTAACTGTATGGTTTTACTTTTAGGCTTCGAATTAGATGCTTCAATTGCGAAACTTAAGCAGCATCCTACTAAAAACCCCCACTTATAA
- a CDS encoding DUF2147 domain-containing protein: protein MKKTFLLFLLFGISQMHSQSVLGKWKTIDDKTNQAKSVVEIYESNGKVYGKVVEIFNEAKRNNTCTKCTGTDKNKPVLGLIIIKGLSKDGEEYNDGKILDPESGSLYKCILKLIGKEKLEVRGYMGISLIGRSQTWVRVK, encoded by the coding sequence ATGAAAAAAACTTTCCTACTGTTTTTACTTTTTGGTATTTCCCAAATGCATTCTCAATCCGTTTTAGGAAAATGGAAAACCATTGATGATAAAACCAATCAGGCAAAATCTGTTGTTGAAATTTACGAGTCAAACGGAAAAGTCTATGGTAAGGTTGTCGAAATTTTTAACGAAGCCAAACGTAACAATACATGTACAAAATGTACTGGCACAGATAAAAACAAACCAGTTTTAGGACTTATTATCATAAAAGGTCTTTCTAAAGATGGAGAAGAATATAATGACGGTAAAATTCTAGATCCTGAATCTGGAAGTTTATACAAATGTATTCTGAAACTAATAGGGAAAGAAAAACTTGAAGTAAGAGGTTACATGGGAATATCTCTTATTGGTCGTTCTCAAACATGGGTTAGAGTTAAATAA
- the priA gene encoding replication restart helicase PriA produces MNYFVEVILPLSLPQTFTYKVSEAEFLFLKPGMRVAVSFGKTKFYTGLVMQLHNNEPALYEAKEIHQIIDEKPIVSEIQLKHWQWIASYYMCSIGEVYKSALPSALLLESETLISSNKEVFINENELSDEEYLLFEALSQQSSIKISEAASIVNKRKVFPIIQQLLAKNIISLQEEMIEEYKPKLVRYIRLVSQFESNDKLEDLLQILKNAQKQKELLLSYFQLKASQKTPISVKQLTEYSDASSAIIKALIDKGIFEEYYIQHDRVSFDEVDENKIELSENQFQAFQEIKTSLEDKDVCLLHGITASGKTEVYIKLIEEFIQEGKQVLYLLPEIALTTQLVTRLTKYFGNKVAVFHSKYSNNERVEVWNQVLNNSEKAQIVIGARSALFLPFQNLGFVIVDEEHEQTFKQVDPAPRYHARDAAIVLANFHRAKVLLGSATPSVETYFNTQKEKYGLVELSKRFGNSILPEIHLVDLKDAYFRKKMTGHFSQSLIESITEALSLGEQVILFQNRRGYSPVIECMTCGHVPQCTQCDVSLTYHKFKNQLRCHYCGFTMAKPTRCHACSSIDLTSKGFGTEQIELELNTLFPNKNIKRMDQDTTRGKYAFEKLIDSFKNREIDILVGTQMLAKGLDFDNVSVVGILNADSMLYFPDFRAFERSYQMMTQVSGRAGRSEKRGKVIIQTYNPLHNTIQQVTNNNYLGMFKEQIYERYIYKYPPYYKLIKLTLKHKDFEKLKEGSMWLYQVLKQQFDIPVLGPEEPPVSKIRNEYIRTILIKIPQEYHLGNTKKTIQKILNSFDAISQYRSIKVVINVDYY; encoded by the coding sequence ATGAATTACTTTGTAGAAGTTATTTTACCACTTTCGCTTCCGCAAACTTTTACTTATAAAGTTTCTGAAGCGGAATTTCTTTTTTTGAAACCAGGGATGAGAGTTGCGGTTTCTTTTGGTAAAACAAAATTCTACACAGGTTTGGTTATGCAATTGCATAACAACGAACCTGCTTTATACGAAGCCAAAGAAATTCATCAAATTATTGATGAAAAGCCAATTGTAAGTGAAATTCAGTTAAAACATTGGCAATGGATAGCTTCTTATTATATGTGTTCAATAGGTGAGGTTTACAAAAGTGCTTTGCCTTCAGCTTTGTTATTAGAGAGCGAAACGTTAATTTCTTCAAATAAAGAAGTTTTTATTAATGAAAATGAGCTTTCTGATGAAGAATATCTATTGTTTGAGGCATTATCTCAACAATCTTCTATAAAAATTAGCGAGGCGGCTTCAATTGTAAATAAGAGAAAAGTATTTCCTATCATTCAACAGCTTTTGGCTAAAAATATTATCTCATTACAAGAAGAGATGATAGAAGAATATAAACCAAAGTTGGTTCGTTACATTCGATTAGTTTCTCAATTTGAAAGTAATGATAAGTTGGAAGATTTGCTTCAGATTCTTAAAAATGCTCAAAAGCAAAAGGAATTATTACTTAGTTATTTTCAGTTAAAAGCTTCTCAAAAAACACCCATTTCCGTAAAACAGCTAACAGAGTATTCAGATGCCTCGTCTGCAATCATAAAAGCTTTAATCGATAAAGGGATTTTTGAAGAATATTATATTCAACACGATAGAGTTTCTTTTGATGAGGTTGATGAAAATAAAATTGAACTGAGTGAGAATCAGTTTCAGGCGTTTCAGGAAATAAAAACATCTTTAGAGGATAAAGATGTATGTTTGTTGCATGGCATTACTGCTTCTGGAAAAACGGAAGTGTATATTAAGCTTATAGAGGAATTTATTCAAGAAGGAAAGCAGGTCTTATACCTCTTACCTGAAATAGCGTTGACGACTCAATTGGTGACAAGACTAACTAAATACTTTGGAAATAAAGTAGCTGTCTTTCATTCAAAATACAGTAATAATGAAAGGGTAGAAGTCTGGAATCAGGTTCTAAATAATTCCGAAAAAGCACAAATTGTAATAGGAGCAAGGTCAGCCTTGTTTTTACCATTTCAAAATTTAGGATTTGTTATTGTTGATGAAGAGCATGAACAAACATTCAAACAAGTAGATCCAGCGCCACGTTATCATGCTCGTGATGCTGCAATTGTTTTAGCAAATTTTCATAGAGCTAAAGTTTTACTGGGGTCAGCTACACCAAGTGTTGAAACTTATTTTAATACTCAAAAAGAAAAATACGGTCTTGTTGAATTAAGCAAACGTTTTGGAAATTCCATTTTGCCAGAAATTCATTTGGTTGATTTAAAAGATGCTTATTTCCGAAAAAAGATGACGGGTCATTTTAGTCAGTCACTTATTGAGTCCATTACCGAAGCACTTTCATTAGGTGAACAAGTCATTTTATTCCAAAACCGCAGAGGTTATTCGCCAGTAATTGAATGTATGACGTGTGGTCATGTACCACAGTGTACACAATGTGATGTGAGTTTGACTTATCATAAGTTTAAAAATCAGTTGCGATGTCATTATTGTGGTTTTACTATGGCAAAACCAACCAGATGTCATGCCTGTTCAAGTATTGATTTGACTTCTAAAGGATTTGGTACAGAGCAAATTGAATTAGAATTAAATACTCTGTTTCCAAATAAAAATATAAAACGAATGGATCAAGATACTACTCGAGGTAAATATGCTTTTGAGAAGTTGATTGATAGCTTTAAAAATAGAGAGATAGATATTTTAGTTGGAACCCAAATGTTGGCAAAAGGACTAGATTTTGATAATGTATCAGTTGTTGGGATTCTTAATGCTGATTCGATGTTGTATTTTCCAGATTTTAGAGCCTTTGAACGTAGTTATCAAATGATGACCCAGGTTTCGGGTAGAGCAGGGCGTTCAGAAAAAAGAGGGAAAGTAATTATTCAAACGTATAATCCGTTGCATAATACGATTCAACAAGTTACAAATAACAATTATTTGGGAATGTTCAAAGAACAAATATATGAGCGATATATATATAAATATCCACCATATTATAAGTTAATAAAACTAACGCTTAAGCACAAAGATTTCGAAAAGCTTAAAGAAGGTTCTATGTGGTTGTATCAAGTGTTAAAACAACAGTTTGATATTCCTGTTCTTGGTCCAGAAGAGCCGCCAGTAAGTAAGATTCGTAATGAATATATCCGAACTATATTGATTAAGATTCCGCAAGAGTATCATTTAGGGAATACAAAAAAAACTATCCAGAAAATACTGAATAGTTTTGATGCTATTTCTCAATACCGAAGTATTAAGGTCGTTATAAATGTCGATTATTATTAA
- a CDS encoding LytR/AlgR family response regulator transcription factor — translation MKLNCIVVDDSSIQRILVTKLVDAHPNLSLVGEFSNAVETKNCLATKQVDLLFLDIEMPVINGFNLLDGLKEKPQIIFITAKAEYAVKAFDYDATDYLQKPITKERFNAAIKRAMDMYQLRRENVEEEGEHIFIKSNLKKLKIYTSKIKWIEAYGDYVKIVTEDDSHLVLSTMKSFEKDLSKEKFIRVHKSFIINIDKIEKFNSKFAEIGVTKIPLSRNKKEDLVKALDS, via the coding sequence ATGAAATTGAACTGTATTGTTGTTGATGACAGCTCCATTCAGAGAATTTTGGTAACAAAATTAGTAGATGCTCACCCTAATTTATCCCTTGTTGGTGAATTTTCGAATGCTGTCGAAACCAAAAACTGCTTGGCTACAAAACAAGTTGATTTGTTATTTTTAGACATTGAAATGCCAGTAATTAACGGATTCAATTTATTGGATGGTCTAAAAGAAAAACCACAAATCATATTTATCACCGCAAAAGCAGAGTATGCAGTTAAAGCGTTTGATTATGATGCGACAGACTACCTACAAAAACCTATTACGAAAGAACGTTTTAATGCTGCCATAAAAAGAGCCATGGATATGTATCAGCTTCGTCGTGAGAATGTTGAAGAAGAAGGTGAGCATATCTTTATCAAAAGTAATCTGAAAAAGCTTAAAATCTACACTTCAAAAATTAAATGGATAGAGGCTTATGGTGACTACGTAAAAATAGTTACTGAAGATGATAGCCATCTGGTATTATCAACCATGAAATCTTTTGAAAAAGATTTATCTAAAGAAAAATTCATTCGAGTACACAAGTCTTTCATTATCAACATTGATAAGATAGAGAAGTTTAACAGTAAATTTGCAGAGATAGGAGTAACAAAAATACCTTTGAGTAGAAACAAAAAAGAAGATTTAGTAAAAGCTTTAGATTCTTAA
- the rpsF gene encoding 30S ribosomal protein S6: MNHYETVFILNPVLSETQVKETVSKFEDYLTSKGAKMVSKEDWGLKKMAYEIQNKKSGFYHLFEFQVEGDVLIGFETEFRRDERVMRFLTVSLDKHAISWAERRREKLKSKKA, translated from the coding sequence ATGAATCATTATGAAACTGTTTTCATCTTGAATCCCGTTTTATCTGAAACTCAGGTAAAGGAAACAGTAAGCAAATTTGAAGATTATTTAACTTCAAAAGGTGCTAAAATGGTATCCAAAGAGGATTGGGGCTTGAAAAAAATGGCTTACGAAATTCAAAACAAGAAAAGTGGTTTTTACCATTTATTTGAATTCCAAGTAGAAGGTGATGTGTTAATTGGTTTTGAAACTGAATTTCGTCGTGACGAAAGAGTTATGCGTTTCTTAACTGTAAGTTTAGACAAACACGCTATTTCTTGGGCTGAAAGAAGAAGAGAAAAATTAAAATCTAAAAAAGCTTAA
- the rpsR gene encoding 30S ribosomal protein S18, with protein MSTIEQSAKGKKDGDIRYLTPLNIDTNKQKKYCRFKKSGIKYIDYKDADFLLKFVNEQGKILPRRLTGTSLKYQRKVSVAVKRARHLALMPYVADLLK; from the coding sequence ATGTCAACAATCGAGCAATCTGCAAAAGGAAAAAAAGACGGAGATATCAGATATTTAACGCCTTTAAACATTGATACGAACAAACAAAAAAAATATTGTCGTTTCAAAAAATCAGGAATCAAATACATCGATTATAAAGATGCTGACTTCTTGTTGAAATTCGTAAATGAGCAAGGTAAAATCCTTCCTCGTCGTTTAACAGGAACTTCTTTAAAATACCAAAGAAAAGTATCTGTAGCGGTAAAAAGAGCACGTCATTTAGCTTTGATGCCATACGTAGCTGATTTATTAAAATAA
- the rplI gene encoding 50S ribosomal protein L9, which produces MEIILKQDVQNLGFKDDVVTVKPGYGRNFLIPQGLAVLATPSAKKVLAENLKQKAHKEAKVVADAKTLAEALKALDIKITAKAGGEKLFGSVTNADLSEILSKNGHSIDKKFITSGIVKRTGKYNASVRLHRDVIVDLAYEIVAEQA; this is translated from the coding sequence ATGGAAATTATATTAAAACAAGACGTTCAGAACTTAGGCTTTAAAGATGACGTAGTAACGGTTAAGCCAGGATACGGTCGTAACTTTTTAATTCCTCAAGGATTAGCTGTGTTGGCTACTCCGTCAGCAAAAAAAGTATTAGCTGAGAATTTAAAACAAAAAGCTCACAAAGAAGCTAAAGTTGTTGCAGATGCTAAAACATTAGCTGAAGCATTAAAAGCTTTAGATATCAAAATTACTGCAAAAGCAGGTGGTGAGAAACTTTTTGGTTCTGTTACTAATGCTGATTTATCTGAAATTTTAAGTAAAAACGGTCATTCAATCGATAAAAAATTCATCACTTCAGGTATTGTTAAAAGAACAGGTAAGTACAATGCTTCAGTTCGTTTACACCGTGATGTAATCGTTGATTTAGCTTACGAAATTGTAGCTGAACAAGCTTAA
- a CDS encoding DUF6495 family protein: MKYTRLSKEQLEELHSEFINFLAAQQIDKKEWDLIKEHKPEVAEQEIDVFSDLIWEGVLTNAKYLEHYSKKFIFLFHCTEVYLQTIVIKTEVAEVDFLTKNGLEWLSDNLFTDTVEVQRGQKVFAGERNEEIFELVKQGAIFSKGELYDQMNSILEK; this comes from the coding sequence ATGAAATATACAAGATTATCAAAAGAACAATTAGAAGAATTGCATTCTGAGTTTATTAATTTTTTGGCTGCTCAGCAAATAGATAAAAAAGAGTGGGATTTAATTAAAGAACACAAGCCAGAGGTTGCTGAACAGGAAATAGATGTTTTTTCAGATTTGATATGGGAAGGTGTTTTGACTAATGCTAAATACCTTGAGCATTACTCGAAAAAATTTATTTTCCTTTTTCATTGCACAGAGGTTTATCTTCAAACTATTGTTATTAAAACTGAGGTTGCCGAAGTAGATTTTTTAACAAAAAATGGATTGGAATGGTTGAGTGATAATTTGTTTACAGATACAGTCGAGGTGCAACGAGGACAAAAGGTTTTTGCTGGAGAAAGAAATGAAGAAATATTCGAATTGGTAAAGCAAGGTGCTATTTTTAGTAAAGGTGAACTCTACGATCAAATGAATTCTATTTTGGAGAAATAG